The genomic region CTCATCTCGCGGATGGAGCGCAGCGTATGGACCGCCTGGGTCACCGTGCCGTTCAGGTGGATGGACATTCCCACCGACTGGATCAGCAGCGAGCGCGAGCGGTTTTCCAGCTTCTCGGCCAGAATTTTCAGCTTGTCCGCCAGGGGGCCGCCCGCCTCGGGCAAGGTCCGGTAACCGCCCTCGATCAGACGATCTATCACGGCCTCGAAATCGGCCAGGGAAATATCCTGGGAATCAGACATCCTACTTCCCCTATCGAAATTCGGCGCAAGATTATAGGGTCTTCGAGTGCACCGCAAGATGGCGGGGGGCGCAAGCCGGGTTGAAACGCCGCCACCCCTTACCGTATCTTCGCCTCAGCCCTTCGCAGCCCAGCCCAGAGGTTTCGTCATGCCCTCCTTCGACGTCGTTTCCAAGACCGATCTCGCCGAGGTCGACAACGCACTTGCGGGCGTGACCCGCGAGGTGGCCCAGCGCTACGACTTCAAGGGATCGAAATGCTCGGTCGAACGCAAGGAAATGGTGATTACCGTTCTTGCCGACGATGATCTGAAGCTGAAAACCATGCATGAACTGATGGCCGTGCATTTCACCCGCCGCAAGGTGGACCCTCGGGTTCTCGATTATCAGACCGTAGAGAAGGCCTCAGGCAATACGGTGCGGCAGGTCGTGAAGATCAAGGACGGAATCGACGCGGTTCTGGCCAAGCGCCTGGTCAAGGACATCAAGGATTCCAAGATGAAGGTGCAGGTGGCCATCCAGGGCGACGAGCTGCGGGTCACGGGCAAGAAGCGCGACGACCTTCAGGAGGCCATCGCCCTGTTCCGCAAGCTGGACCTCGATCAGCCGCTGCAATACATCAACTTCCGCGACTGAACATTTCAGCCATGCGCTGGGGGCGGGCCGCCATGTCCATTCCATGGGGCGGTTTGGCCCCGGCGTAAATGACTCTGTAAGGATAATCGGGTTATGCTGCACTGCGTCATCAAGGGATGGCCCAGTGTTGTCCCGCCCGATGCCGAGAGTATGGAGTCTATGATGAAACCGTCATTCGGCCTTCGCTTCGTTCATGCAAGTCTGGTCTGCGAGGATGCCCTCGCCCAGGGCGAAAAGAAGCAGGCTCTGTGCGAGATCCTTCGCGTTGCCGACGATATCGTTTGGTACGCTGTTCTGGGCCGCAACGGCGGCACTGTCAGCCGCGAATGGATCGAAGCCGAGCGCTTCTCCGATATCTGCGCCCAGGCGGCCTGATCCGCGCGGCTTAAAGGACGGGGCCGGTCGTGAACGTCTTCTTTCTCGACCGCGACCCTATCGCCGCCGCCCGGCTGCACTCTGATCAGCATGTGGTCAAGATGGTTCTGGAAACGGCGCAGATTCTCTGCGCCGTGCTTTATCGTCACGGCATGACCGCCCCCTATCGCCCCACCCATGCCCGGCATCCTTGCGTGTTGTGGACCGGAGACAGCCTGCCCCATTGGCGATGGGTGCGGGATCTGGGGCTGGCTCTGGGCGAGGAATACACCTACCGGCGTGGAAGAGTTCATGCCTCGGCCCTGGTGATCCAAGGCCTGCCTGAGGCGCCGCCCATTCCCGATCTGGGCTGGACCGATCCGCCCCAGGCCATGCCCGATTCCTATCGTGGTCCCGATCCGGTGGAGGCGTATCGCCGTTATTACCGGGCGGAGAAGTCGGTGTTTCCCGGCAAGGGGCCCGCCACCTGGGCCCTGCGGGAGCGGCCGGGATTTATGGGGTAAGGGCCTTGTCGATGGCGGCGCGCAGGCGCGCGGAGTCGGGGGCGGTGGTGCTGGCGAACCAATCCACCAGTTGTCCATCGCGGCCCACCAGGATTTTGTGGAAGTTCCATCGCGGTACGCCCAGGGCACCTGTGCGTTCCGCCGCCCAGCGGTAGAAGGGATGGGCGCCCGTCCCGGTCACCACCTGCTTTTCCAGCAAGGGGAAGTCGACGCCATAATTGATTTCACAGAAGCTGGCCACTTCGGGATTGGAGCCCGGTTCCTGGGCGCCGAAATCGTTGGACGGCACGCCCAGAACCACCAGACCGCGTCCCCGGTATTCGCGCCACAATGCCTCCAGCCCCTGGTATTGCGGGGTGAAACCGCATTGAGACGCGGTATTGACCACCAGCACCACCTTGCCCTTGAAGGCGTCTGCGGGCACCTGTCCACCGGCAATGGCGGGAAGGGGAAGGCTCGACCAGTCGAGGTGATCGCCGGTCGCACCCCAGGCGACACCACCCGCCAGGCCAATGGCGGCCACAACGGAAGCGACAAACGAGCCAAGCGGATTGGTGGGGAGCAGGCGGGACATGGAAACCTCCTTGTTGCTCTAGACATGGGAAGAGCGGACCATGGGTCAAGGACCCCGTGGGGATGGTCTCTCTGGACGGATGTGTCCCAACTCCGCTATCTTTGGGGGAATCTAACCGAAAGGTATGGGGGGGAGGCACGGCGTAATGCTTCGACTTGACGTCGGCACATTGGGTTTTACCGCCGCCATGACGTCCATGACCTGTGGCATGGTCTATGGTGCCTATGGCATGGCGCGCCACCATGGCCGCCGCTGGATCGCTTTCGGTCTTTCGGCGCTGTGCTATGGCCTGGGTCTTTCGCTGATCGTCAATCTCGGCAGCTTTCCGCCGCTTTTCACTGTGGTTGGCGGCAACCTCTTGCTGGCCCTGGCGGCGGTTGCCCTGCATGCCTGCTGTGCCCAACTGTCCGAACGCGCATTGCCGCCGGTCTTCTACCTTGCCTATGTCGCCGCCTATTTGGGGGGAGTGAGCTACTTCCTTTATCTGGACGACAGCATCGGCGGCCGCATCGTGTGGGCATCGCTGATCCGGGTTCCGCTATTCTTGCATGCGGCCCTGATGATCCACCGTCACCGCCAAACGGAGAGGTCTATCGGCCTGGTGGTTCTGGAAACCGTCCTGGTCGGTTGGGCCTGTCTCCTGGTGGGGCGCCCTCTTGCCGTGTCGGTGGTCTATCCCATCCGGGAGTTCCTCTCCCTGGAGGGCTTTCTGGCGTTCTATTACGTCATGGCGGGGTCGGCCTATGTGGCCATGCTGATCGCCTTGATGCTGATCGATGTCGATCGCCTTGCCGCTCTGCTGGGCCGCGAGGTGTCGCGTCAGGCCGAGGCCCTGGAAACCCAGATCTCGCGCCAGACTCAGGCTCAGACCGAGTTGCGGTCCATCCTCGACAACATGCCCGACATATTTTATCGCACGGATGCGCAGGGCCGTTTGCTGATGTTGTCGCGTTCGGTGGAAAGTCTGCTGGGCTATAAGCCAGAGGAGGTTCTGGGGCAGGATTCTGCCTTCTTCCACGGCTCTGACGACAGCCGCCCCATGCTGGTCGCGGCCCTGGAGGCGGCGGGCGGCTCAATTCTCGATTATGAGTTGAGGCTAAGGCACAAGGATGGCCACACCTTGTGGGCGTCCACCTCGTCACGCTTTTACTACGACGCCGAAGGCAACCGGGCGGGGACCGAAGGGGTCGTCCGGCTGATCGAGGAGCGCAAGCAGGCGGAATTCCATATCCGTGAGAATCAGGCCCTGATCCAGGCCATGCTGGACGCCTCCTCCGATGCCATCATGCTGTTCCGGCCCGATGGGACCTTGCTGGCGGTCAATGGGGTGATGGCCGCCCGCTTCGGCCGCAAGGCATCGGAACTGACCGGTTCGTGCTTATGGGACATGTTCCCGCCTAGCGTGGCCAAGGCCCGCGAGGTCGCGGTGACCCGCGTGGTGGAAACCGGCGAGGCCATCCATTACCTGGACCGGCGGGGTGAGCTTTATCTGGACAATTCCATCTATCCCGTTCCCGGCGTGGATGGGGTTCCCGACAAGGTGGCCGTCTATTCCCGCGACATCACCGCCCAGACCCTGGCCGAACAGCGGCTGGCTATTCAGATGACCGAACTGGAACGCTCCAATGCCGAACTGGAGCAATTCGCCTATGTGGCCAGCCATGACCTGCGCGAGCCGCTGCGCATGATTTCCAGCTATCTCAGCCTGCTGGAGCGGCGTTACGGACCGAAGCTGGAAGGCGATGGCCTGGAATTCCTGGCCTTCGCCCGTGACGGTGCCAAGCGCATGGACCGGCTGGTGCTGGACCTGCTGGACTTCTCGCGCATCGAACGCAAGGGCTCGCCCATCATTGCCATGGAGGCCGAACCCGTGTTGCGCCAGGCGCTGCGCCATCTGGCCCCAAGCATGGATGAATGCGGTGCCCAGGTCGAAATGGCCGAGGACGGGGGTGCCGTCCGGGTGATGGGCGATCCCGAACAGGTCATCAGGCTGTTCCAGAACCTGGTCGGCAACGCCGTCAAGTACCGGGCCCCCGGCCGCGTGCCCCGTGTCTCGGTGTCGTGGCGCCGTGACGGCGGCGAATGGGAGTGCACCATCGCCGATAACGGTATCGGCATCGACCCGCAGTATTTCGAGCGGATCTTTGGAATCTTCCAGCGGCTGCACACGCCCGACCGGTATACCGGCACCGGCATCGGTCTGGCCATCTGCAA from Paramagnetospirillum magnetotacticum MS-1 harbors:
- a CDS encoding YajQ family cyclic di-GMP-binding protein; its protein translation is MPSFDVVSKTDLAEVDNALAGVTREVAQRYDFKGSKCSVERKEMVITVLADDDLKLKTMHELMAVHFTRRKVDPRVLDYQTVEKASGNTVRQVVKIKDGIDAVLAKRLVKDIKDSKMKVQVAIQGDELRVTGKKRDDLQEAIALFRKLDLDQPLQYINFRD
- a CDS encoding pyrimidine dimer DNA glycosylase/endonuclease V, which codes for MNVFFLDRDPIAAARLHSDQHVVKMVLETAQILCAVLYRHGMTAPYRPTHARHPCVLWTGDSLPHWRWVRDLGLALGEEYTYRRGRVHASALVIQGLPEAPPIPDLGWTDPPQAMPDSYRGPDPVEAYRRYYRAEKSVFPGKGPATWALRERPGFMG
- a CDS encoding glutathione peroxidase, translating into MSRLLPTNPLGSFVASVVAAIGLAGGVAWGATGDHLDWSSLPLPAIAGGQVPADAFKGKVVLVVNTASQCGFTPQYQGLEALWREYRGRGLVVLGVPSNDFGAQEPGSNPEVASFCEINYGVDFPLLEKQVVTGTGAHPFYRWAAERTGALGVPRWNFHKILVGRDGQLVDWFASTTAPDSARLRAAIDKALTP
- a CDS encoding sensor histidine kinase, with amino-acid sequence MLRLDVGTLGFTAAMTSMTCGMVYGAYGMARHHGRRWIAFGLSALCYGLGLSLIVNLGSFPPLFTVVGGNLLLALAAVALHACCAQLSERALPPVFYLAYVAAYLGGVSYFLYLDDSIGGRIVWASLIRVPLFLHAALMIHRHRQTERSIGLVVLETVLVGWACLLVGRPLAVSVVYPIREFLSLEGFLAFYYVMAGSAYVAMLIALMLIDVDRLAALLGREVSRQAEALETQISRQTQAQTELRSILDNMPDIFYRTDAQGRLLMLSRSVESLLGYKPEEVLGQDSAFFHGSDDSRPMLVAALEAAGGSILDYELRLRHKDGHTLWASTSSRFYYDAEGNRAGTEGVVRLIEERKQAEFHIRENQALIQAMLDASSDAIMLFRPDGTLLAVNGVMAARFGRKASELTGSCLWDMFPPSVAKAREVAVTRVVETGEAIHYLDRRGELYLDNSIYPVPGVDGVPDKVAVYSRDITAQTLAEQRLAIQMTELERSNAELEQFAYVASHDLREPLRMISSYLSLLERRYGPKLEGDGLEFLAFARDGAKRMDRLVLDLLDFSRIERKGSPIIAMEAEPVLRQALRHLAPSMDECGAQVEMAEDGGAVRVMGDPEQVIRLFQNLVGNAVKYRAPGRVPRVSVSWRRDGGEWECTIADNGIGIDPQYFERIFGIFQRLHTPDRYTGTGIGLAICKKIVERHSGRIWVDSTPGQGTAFHFTLPAAD